The Rhipicephalus sanguineus isolate Rsan-2018 chromosome 7, BIME_Rsan_1.4, whole genome shotgun sequence genome includes a window with the following:
- the LOC119399135 gene encoding BTB/POZ domain-containing protein KCTD9, protein MSSPKRPRIDDDADNEPKDSKQILVYRNGDSREWKVFKVSTSLEALLEEIGVKFGRQAKRLFTSKGAEIRSADELRNMDVLYFSSGEDFIPLPSTLVPSLPPDDSEWVLLNVGGQYFATTRTTLTSSEPRSKLAGLFSVRPNAANFAARRDAQGAYMFDREPAYFRVLLNYLRYKKVMLDKDVSATGVLEEAKYFGIEGLVKELGDVSEEQRSGFGRNRELEAGIGLIPAENGTNRPFTRQDVLIALARIPAGDLRFRAADFTGADLSHLDLNHINFKFAKMEKCDLSHCILNHSCFERADLREAKLEKAQLLGAKFNHANLSGAYAKSCILGQQGDVAVDIANMEGANLNDAVLDGSKMYGVNLKKAELNKVSLVGCDMRTAILAGATLMVRDAEGSSGKSPDELSPRWKACGQASCASRIRGPDRDRDSDSKPTYGVMSPAWPHVHPLTADSSCKAASETSQGDVKSSTTLSLVAGAQTETISMNIVGATS, encoded by the exons ATGTCGAGCCCCAAACGACCGCGCATCGATGACGACGCTGACAACGAGCCGAAAGACTCGAAACAAATTCTCGTCTACCGCAACGGAGACAGCAGGGAATGGAAG GTGTTCAAAGTCTCGACGTCTCTGGAAGCGCTTCTGGAGGAGATCGGCGTCAAGTTCGGCCGGCAAGCCAAGAGGCTCTTCACAAGCAAGGGCGCCGAGATCAGAAGCGCCGACGAGTTAAG GAATATGGACGTGCTCTACTTCTCGTCGGGCGAGGACTTCATTCCGC TGCCCTCAACGCTGGTGCCATCCCTGCCACCTGACGACTCCGAATGGGTCCTCCTCAACGTCGGTGGCCAGTACTTTGCCACCACCAG AACCACGCTGACTTCGTCGGAGCCGCGTTCCAAGCTGGCCGGCTTGTTTTCCGTTCGACCAAACGCAGCGAATTTTGCTGCCAGGAGGGATGCGCAGGGCGCCTACATGTTTGACCGCGAGCCGGCGTACTTCAGGGTGCTGCTCAACTATCTTCGTTACAAGAAAGTCATGCTCGACAAGGATGTGTCAGCAACAG GCGTTCTTGAAGAAGCGAAGTACTTCGGAATTGAAGGCTTGGTCAAAGAGCTCGGAGATGTCAGCGAG GAGCAGAGGTCTGGCTTCGGAAGGAACCGCGAGCTGGAAGCGGGTATCGGCCTGATCCCGGCGGAGAACGGTACCAACCGACCGTTCACTCGACAAGACGTCCTGATCGCCCTCGCGAGGATACCCGCCGGCGATCTCCGCTTCCGA GCAGCAGACTTCACGGGCGCCGACCTCTCGCACCTGGATTTGAATCACATCAACTTCAAGTTTGCCAAGATGGAGAAATGCGACCTGTCCCACTGCATACTGAACCACAGCTGCTTCGAGCGCGCAGACTTGCGGGAAGCCAAGTTGGAG AAAGCTCAGCTCCTTGGAGCAAAGTTCAACCACGCCAACCTGTCTGGAGCGTACGCCAAGTCCTGTATCCTGGGCCAGCAAGGTGATGTCGCCGTCGACATAGCTAACATGGAAG GGGCTAACCTGAATGACGCCGTGCTGGACGGAAGCAAGATGTACGGCGTGAACTTGAAGAAAGCAGAGCTGAACAAAGTTAGCCTTGTTGGCTGTGACATGCGCACTGCGATCCTTGCTGGCGCTACGCTGATG GTGCGAGATGCGGAGGGTTCATCAGGAAAGTCGCCCGACGAGTTGTCACCGAGGTGGAAGGCCTGCGGTCAAGCATCCTGTGCCAGCCGCATACGCGGCCCTGACCGCGACCGGGACAGTGACAGCAAGCCAACTTACGGTGTGATGAGCCCAGCGTGGCCGCACGTCCATCCTTTGACAGCAGATAGTAGTTGCAAAGCGGCTTCAGAAACATCGCAGGGCGACGTCAAGTCGTCCACGACACTGAGCCTCGTCGCAGGAGCACAGACCGAGACCATCTCTATGAACATCGTAGGTGCCACATCCTAG